The sequence GGTGCGAGCCTTCGCTTCACGAATTGGGGAAAGGGCACGAACGAATATCTGTCAGGGATCAAAGTCACAGGCAAGAGCATTCGGTTCATTCGTTCTTGCAGCGGCGCGAAATGTTCAGAGATAGGCAGTAGTACTCCATTTACTCAGACCTATACAGGTGATCTGGATGGAAAGAAGATCCAGGGCGCCTACCAGGGAAGCAATAGCTCCGGGCGTTGGATCGCGGAACGTTAGTTTATACCAAGGAATTTTATGGAATCGGCTACGAGTAAGCAAGGGATTCTTCCATTAGCAGAATCTGATATTCAATTTGCAAAAAATACTCTGGATAGGATCCGCCAGGAACTTACCGGAGAGATCACCGGACAAGAGACAGTGGTCAAGAATCTGCTTATCTCTCTTGCTTGCCAGGGCCATGTTCTTTTGGAAGGGATGCCTGGTCTTGCAAAGACTCTTCTTGCGAAATCGGTGTCTTCTGCACTTGCTTTGGATTTCAAGAGAGTGCAATTTACTCCGGACCTTCTTCCTGCCGACCTGATCGGAACTGTGGTATTCAATCCAAAGAACGGAGAATTCAATACTCGCAAGGGACCTATATTCACCGGAGTCTTACTTGCTGATGAGATTAACCGTGCTCCTGCCAAAGTACAATCCGCATTATTGGAATGTATGGAAGAAAGAACCGTGACTATAGGAGATCATACCTTTCCATTGGAGAGGCCTTTCTTGGTCTTGGCGACGGAAAACCCCATCGATCAGGACGGGACCTATCCATTGCCGGAAGCACAGATGGATCGCTTCTTCATGAAGGTGCTCGTGGAGTATCCTGATATGAACGAGGAGCTTGCTATTCTGGAGCAACACGGTAAGCTCGCTTCTTCTCCTAAACGCATTCAAAAAACTGCAAGTGCTCAGGACATATTGAAGATCTCCAGCTTAGTGGATCGTGTTCATGTGGAGCCTAAGTTAAAGAGCTATATAGTTCGCTTGGTCCGAAATACTCGTCCTGAAGAAAAAACTGTGCCAGAACTTCTTCCTTATGTGAGACATGGGGCTTCTCCCCGTGCGAGTTTAAGTCTTCTCAAGGCGTCTAAGGCAAGAGCTCTTTGGGAAGGAAGAGATTACGTTGCTCCGGAGGATGTGAAGGCTGTCCTGCCTGAGATCCTGAGACATAGGATCCTACTTACATTCGAAGCTATTTCCGAAGATGTGGGAATAGAATCAGTTATCCGCATCGTCTCCGACGCGACCCAAGTGCTATAAGTTTTCGGAAGCGACACATGCTTCGCAAAGAATATCAAAATCTGATCCAACTTTTAGATTTCAAAGAGAAAGGATTCTCTTTGCGAAATCGACAAGGAACTGCTGCAAGCTCCAGAAAGGGGAGGGGAGTGGACTTCAAAGATGTCCGTCCTTATGCAGTGGGAGATGATACTAGATTGATCGACTGGAACGTTACCTCTCGCTTCGGAGAATTGCATGTGAGAGAGTTTAACGAGGAGAAAGAGAGATTAGGAGTATTCTTCTTAGACGTTTCAGAGTCCATGGACTGGAGTAGTTCAGAATGGACTAAGGCAGAGAATGCGTTTCAAGTACTTGCATTACTCACTCTTATCTATGTTAGAAGGGGAAATTTAGCGAAGATACTTCTCTATTCGGATAAGTTAGAATGGGAAACAGGATATCTGCGAAGCGTAGAAGAAGCCTTACCTTGCTTAGAGAAAGTGCGTTTGTATTCCCATCAAAAAAGAAGAACGGATCCTAAGCTTCCATTCACTCTTTTGAAAAACAGGATCAGAAGATATACGGATTCCTATGTGCTTTCCGATTTTCAGGGATCTACATCTCTTCGAAAATTAACCGGATTAAGAAAATTTCATACTTTGCATGCAATCCGATTTGTAGACGCATTAGAAAACTCTTCTGAAAGAAATATGCTTTCTTACTTTTTAGGGAAAGATCCGGAAGTGGGAACTCTTTCTCGCGGAAAGCAGGTAGACGTCAAAAAAAATCTAGAAGTACTATTCAAGTCCAGGTATTTGGAATTAGAAGGAAGAGATACAGATCCTACGAAACTTCTGAATTATTGGAGAAATTTAGGATGATTGTAGGAGCTCCTACAAGCAAGCGCTCCGAAGAAGCGTCACTCTTTGGATGCTTTAAGCGACACGGAAGGCTTAAAAAAAATTTATCCGTCCTTGACTGCATGCGATCTTTCGGATTAAGAAAGATAGCTATCGTACTCTCTCTTATTTTGTCTTCTTCTCCTCTGTTTGCTTTGAAAGAGGCTTGGAGCCCGGATCATGTGAGCATAGGACAGAGAGCGGAATATGTTTTGGAATTTCAAGAAGGAGAGATTATATCTCCCGATTTTCCCTTGAAGGGAATTCATTCCGATCCTGATTCTCCTGATCTCCCACTTCTAGAAGTGATTTCTGTAAATGTAGAAAAGAATAAGATTAAACTAATCGTAATCTATTACGCGACGGGAAAATTCACTCTTCCTGTGGTCTGGAAAGATGCAAACTCAAAAGAATATAGGTCCAAAATGATTCTTACGGTTCTTTCTTCCTTGAGTGAAAAAGATCAAATGCCGGAAGATATCTTGCCTCCTCTAGAATTTTCCGGGCCGTACGGTTGGAAATTGGCTGCCTTGTTCGCTGCGCTTGCTTCTATCCTGCTTGGAGTTCTCTATGCCTGGTACTTGCACCAAACAAAAGCGCATCGTCCGGTGGATGCCTTACTGCAAACGGACCCTTGGATTCATAGAATTCTAATTTACGAAAATGGATTGGATGAACTCATCAATTCTCCTCCCATCAATACTCGCGAATTTTATAGGACGCTTTCCGGATATATACGAGAGAATATGGCGAGGAAATTGAATACTTCCTTTGCGCATCTTACCGAGGCAGAATTATTTTCCAAAATCTATGATTCGTTTCCGATCGATGGGGAAGAGGCTCGCACTTGGGAGAATCTATTGCGCAAGTCCCAATATTCCGGTGATGATATAAACATTTCTCGCGAAGATGCGGTGCAGGCCTGGGATTATTGGAAGGAGGTTCTCTCCGAATGAATGAATGGGAGGCTCCTCTCTATCTTCTTCTATTGGTTCCGATTTGGATCTGGACCTTGTATTCTTATTGGAAGAAGGATCCAGCGCTCAGTTTGCAACTTAGGATCCCTGGAGAAAAGCCATCTGGGGCAGGAGCTGTTCTGGAATGGTCCTCACGTTATTTTCCTTTGCTTCGACCTATTGCACTAAGTCTGTTCGTAATCGCCTTGGCTGGCCCAGGAAAGAAATACAGATTTTTGCCGGACGAAACCCAAGGAGTGGATATCATGCTCGCCTTGGATGTGTCCGGCTCTATGTCGAAGAGTAGAGACTTCTTGCCGGAAACACGTCTAGGGATCTCTAAGAAACTACTGAAAGAGTTTATTAGAAAAAGAGAAACGGATCGGATTGGTCTAGTTGTATTCGCTGGAGGAGCATATCTGCAATCTCCTTTGACTAGTGACCGAGCTACTCTCGAAGAGATCTTAGGAATGGCAGAAGAAGAGACCGTGCCTGAACAAGGAACTGCAATCGGAGACGCAGTCATTCTTTCTTCTTATCGTTTGAGAAGATCTCCAGCAAGATCCAAGGTAATTGTACTCATCACGGATGGGGTCTCGAATACTGGTCGGATAGACCCAGTGACCGCAACAGAAATAGCGAAAGGAGTAGGGATCAAAATCTACTCCATAGGGATCGGAAAAGAAGATCAATCCTACGAAGTGAACTTTGATATTCTGGACGAGCTCTCCAAAAAAACAGGAGGAGTTTTCTATCGTGCAGAAGATGTAAGTCAGTTGAGAGAGGTGCTTGCATCGATTGACTCTTTGGAAAAGGATCTGTTGGCACTTCCTCCAGAAGAAGTAAGGGAAACACAGGCCTTGATCATTCTAGCTTATGCTTTGGCCTTGCTCGGTCTGGATCTATTCTTGAGAACTTGGCTCTTTAGGTACTATGTATGAGCGAAAAGTTTTTAGAATCTTTTTGGACTGCGTTAGTTCTCATTTTTGTAGGGTACGCATTCTTTAAGATTGCATTTTATTTCTTCTGGAATCGCTGGAAGAAACAATTTCCAGGTCTTTCTAGAGAAGCTAAGGTACCTTCTCTTTGGTTGGTGCTGATCAGAGTATTGATTTTAGGAATCGTATTCTATCTTTCTTATTCAGGATTCAAGAAGTCAGAAGGAACTCAATCCAAGGAAGAAGAAACCTTAAGAGGAGTGGACTTTCTATTTTTGGTGGATGTAAGCCTTTCCATGCAAGCGGTGGACATTACTCCTTCTCGTTTAGCTAGAATCAAGGAAACGATTTTAAGAATGTTGCCTGAGTTACCCGGCAATCGTTTCGGTATGATCGTATTTGCCGCTTCTCCTTTTGTGTATTGCCCAATGACATCCGATGCGAGAGCCTTTGCAGAGTATGTAAGAGGATTGGATGCGGACATAGTGGGCGATCGAGGTACCGATCTGAATGCTGCCTTCAAAAAGGCTGACGAAGTCTTAAATTCGAATCAGGTACTTAGGAACCGCATCCTCGTCTTGGCTACAGATGGAGAAGATATGGAATCTCCAAGTTTGTTCCGATTCCCTGCGGATGTTTGGGTCTGGTCTGTAGGATCTCCTACAGGAGGAGCAATCGCGTACACGGACGATGGCTCCCGGGTCTCCGGTTATTTAACTAGAGAAGGCTCCCTGGCCCCTTATGAAAATTCTCCTGGAGCGGTGATCTCCAAGGCAAACCCCTCTTTTTTAAGAGATTTGGCTCGTAGCAATGATGGTAAATTTCTGGATTTAGATTCGGAAAGTCCTAATCTAAAAGAAGTCCAAACATGGGTGGGCTCCATGGAGAAGAATACGAACCAAAGGATCCATAATCTAAGAAGGGCAGAGGGAGTCCAAAAATTCCTTTTGCCTATCGTGCTTCTCTTGCTATTCGATTTCTTTGTATTAGAGATCTGGGGAAAATATTCTCACAAATTTCGCAAGAAGTTAACCACTGCAGCATTGTTTCTTCTCATTCTCTCTTCTCCCAGATTATCTGCCGTCGAATTAGATCCAGGTGGGAACCGCGTGAAGGAAGGTAGGAACTCCTACGATGGAGGAGACTTCAAGGGCTCTCTGGAGAAGTATAAGGAAGCAGAGCAGTACTTTCCAGAAGATCCCAGATTGGATTTCAATCGTGGAGACTCCGAATATAAATCCGGAAACATAGACAGGGCAATTCGTCATTTCGAGAAAGGCACGGAAGCCAAGGACTTCAAGGTAAGAGCGATGTCCCATTATAATTTGGGAAACGCCTACATGAAGTTAGGCGATAGAAAAAAGGCAGCAGAACATTATCTTCGTTCCTTAAAAGAGTATCCTGGCATGGAGCCTGCTAAGAAAAATCTAGAATGGTTGCGTAAACTTCCTCCAAACGGTGGAGAAGGTTCCGGGAACAAAGATCAATCACAAGGCAAGAACGACTCGATCCAACCCGGGACAGGAGGAGAAGGGGATAACGAAGAAGGTTCAAAGAACAAGAATAAGTCCAAATCGGAAGCCGGAAAAGATCCTAAGAACAAAAATAAATCGAAGGCAGAGCAAGAGTTAGATCGGATCATGGAGTCCATGGATCTGGATAATGTAAAGAGAAGAAGTCCCGGCTCCAGAAATCGAGAGGTGTTCTGGTGAAACGTCATCTTCTTCTTTTCTTAATATGGATCGTAAGCGCGAGCTCTGTTTATGCATTGGATCCTAGATTTTATTTGAGCCAATCCAGAGCGGAGTTAGGAGATCCAGTATTCGCGATCATAGAAGCTGAAAGTGGTGCACAAATTCGTGTTATAGATAAAGAATTCCAGGCCAAAGGGATCAAAGCAGTCTATTGGGGAATGGAAGATAGCACCACCATAGTGAACTTCAAAACATTTCGTAAAAAACTCATGAAGTACAGGCTTATTGCTTCCGCACCTGGAAAGTATTCCGTACCTGAGATAGCGATCGAGATAGACGGAAAGAGATATGAATCAGGTTCTCTCACTGTCGAGTTCGGAGCAAGAAGCGCTGCAGCAAGAAATCCTGGGTCTTTCTGGAATCGATTCTTTACTACAGAAGATACTGCCGGGCCCGCAGATGGAGACCTGAAAGTAGTCTTTCAATTAGATAAGAAAGAAGTATGGGTAGGCCAACCCATCTTGGGATTCTTCGCACTATATTATAGAAATGCAATACGTCCTTATTTTGATCGAGACCCTTCTAGCTCGATAGAATTTCCGTATTTCAGGAGCGAAGTGCTTTCCGGGATCAGCCTCACCATTCCGAATTCAGTTGTATATGAGGGAATCGAATACGAGACTTCTCCTTATAATAAAGAAATCTTTATACTCACTCCTTTGAAGAAGGGAGAATATTCCTTGGGCTCTACTTCCTTTCATTTGGAAGGACAATTGCAGTCTTACTTTCATATGAGAAGTATCAAGACTGTAGGAAGCAAAGTGACAGTACAGGATCTTCCTTTGCCTTCTCCAAAGACATTCGCAGGGGCAGTCGGAAATTTCAGTATCAGCCTAGAAGAATTTCCTAAAAACATCCATGTGGACGAACCATTCCAGTTCAAGGTGGTGTTGAAAGGAAAAGGAAATCTTTCTTCCATCAGGGATCCGTTACGCTCTTCTTGCCCTTCTTCAGATTGTTATTCTGAAGTGACCTTTTTGCAGCTTCGTCCTCAAAGAGAGTTCAAGGAGTTAGGCCCGGGAGAATACGGTTTTCATCTAAGCAACTCCTATTCGTATTCCGTTCTACCTAAGAAAGAAGGAAGTTGGAAACCGAAGGATGTGCAATTCTCCTATTTCGATCCAAACTTAAAAAGATATTCTGAAATCACTGTGAGTTTTCCAAGTCTTGTTGTGGGACCTCCTCGGCCTAAGGC comes from Leptospira semungkisensis and encodes:
- a CDS encoding BatD family protein — encoded protein: MKRHLLLFLIWIVSASSVYALDPRFYLSQSRAELGDPVFAIIEAESGAQIRVIDKEFQAKGIKAVYWGMEDSTTIVNFKTFRKKLMKYRLIASAPGKYSVPEIAIEIDGKRYESGSLTVEFGARSAAARNPGSFWNRFFTTEDTAGPADGDLKVVFQLDKKEVWVGQPILGFFALYYRNAIRPYFDRDPSSSIEFPYFRSEVLSGISLTIPNSVVYEGIEYETSPYNKEIFILTPLKKGEYSLGSTSFHLEGQLQSYFHMRSIKTVGSKVTVQDLPLPSPKTFAGAVGNFSISLEEFPKNIHVDEPFQFKVVLKGKGNLSSIRDPLRSSCPSSDCYSEVTFLQLRPQREFKELGPGEYGFHLSNSYSYSVLPKKEGSWKPKDVQFSYFDPNLKRYSEITVSFPSLVVGPPRPKANKSGVETERTYGISFWGNSLLGILGLLGALYIAQAFRRRYEIVRSLKRLDLWIGSKRGFVLKHSAITKGLSEEEGAALASCKVESIPIYETYRSLDLNSRTSLLRIARKLLANIKEEESA
- a CDS encoding LB_053 family protein, producing MRSFGLRKIAIVLSLILSSSPLFALKEAWSPDHVSIGQRAEYVLEFQEGEIISPDFPLKGIHSDPDSPDLPLLEVISVNVEKNKIKLIVIYYATGKFTLPVVWKDANSKEYRSKMILTVLSSLSEKDQMPEDILPPLEFSGPYGWKLAALFAALASILLGVLYAWYLHQTKAHRPVDALLQTDPWIHRILIYENGLDELINSPPINTREFYRTLSGYIRENMARKLNTSFAHLTEAELFSKIYDSFPIDGEEARTWENLLRKSQYSGDDINISREDAVQAWDYWKEVLSE
- a CDS encoding AAA family ATPase, with the translated sequence MESATSKQGILPLAESDIQFAKNTLDRIRQELTGEITGQETVVKNLLISLACQGHVLLEGMPGLAKTLLAKSVSSALALDFKRVQFTPDLLPADLIGTVVFNPKNGEFNTRKGPIFTGVLLADEINRAPAKVQSALLECMEERTVTIGDHTFPLERPFLVLATENPIDQDGTYPLPEAQMDRFFMKVLVEYPDMNEELAILEQHGKLASSPKRIQKTASAQDILKISSLVDRVHVEPKLKSYIVRLVRNTRPEEKTVPELLPYVRHGASPRASLSLLKASKARALWEGRDYVAPEDVKAVLPEILRHRILLTFEAISEDVGIESVIRIVSDATQVL
- a CDS encoding DUF58 domain-containing protein; the encoded protein is MLRKEYQNLIQLLDFKEKGFSLRNRQGTAASSRKGRGVDFKDVRPYAVGDDTRLIDWNVTSRFGELHVREFNEEKERLGVFFLDVSESMDWSSSEWTKAENAFQVLALLTLIYVRRGNLAKILLYSDKLEWETGYLRSVEEALPCLEKVRLYSHQKRRTDPKLPFTLLKNRIRRYTDSYVLSDFQGSTSLRKLTGLRKFHTLHAIRFVDALENSSERNMLSYFLGKDPEVGTLSRGKQVDVKKNLEVLFKSRYLELEGRDTDPTKLLNYWRNLG
- the batA gene encoding VWA domain-containing protein BatA; amino-acid sequence: MNEWEAPLYLLLLVPIWIWTLYSYWKKDPALSLQLRIPGEKPSGAGAVLEWSSRYFPLLRPIALSLFVIALAGPGKKYRFLPDETQGVDIMLALDVSGSMSKSRDFLPETRLGISKKLLKEFIRKRETDRIGLVVFAGGAYLQSPLTSDRATLEEILGMAEEETVPEQGTAIGDAVILSSYRLRRSPARSKVIVLITDGVSNTGRIDPVTATEIAKGVGIKIYSIGIGKEDQSYEVNFDILDELSKKTGGVFYRAEDVSQLREVLASIDSLEKDLLALPPEEVRETQALIILAYALALLGLDLFLRTWLFRYYV
- the batB gene encoding VWA domain-containing protein BatB, translating into MSEKFLESFWTALVLIFVGYAFFKIAFYFFWNRWKKQFPGLSREAKVPSLWLVLIRVLILGIVFYLSYSGFKKSEGTQSKEEETLRGVDFLFLVDVSLSMQAVDITPSRLARIKETILRMLPELPGNRFGMIVFAASPFVYCPMTSDARAFAEYVRGLDADIVGDRGTDLNAAFKKADEVLNSNQVLRNRILVLATDGEDMESPSLFRFPADVWVWSVGSPTGGAIAYTDDGSRVSGYLTREGSLAPYENSPGAVISKANPSFLRDLARSNDGKFLDLDSESPNLKEVQTWVGSMEKNTNQRIHNLRRAEGVQKFLLPIVLLLLFDFFVLEIWGKYSHKFRKKLTTAALFLLILSSPRLSAVELDPGGNRVKEGRNSYDGGDFKGSLEKYKEAEQYFPEDPRLDFNRGDSEYKSGNIDRAIRHFEKGTEAKDFKVRAMSHYNLGNAYMKLGDRKKAAEHYLRSLKEYPGMEPAKKNLEWLRKLPPNGGEGSGNKDQSQGKNDSIQPGTGGEGDNEEGSKNKNKSKSEAGKDPKNKNKSKAEQELDRIMESMDLDNVKRRSPGSRNREVFW